One window from the genome of Leuconostoc suionicum encodes:
- the ffh gene encoding signal recognition particle protein → MAFENLTERLSKAIKNLTGRGRVSEEDLRATMREIRLALLEADVNYDTVKKFVANVREKASGTDIMEGLNPAQQIVKIVNDELIATMGEEAVPLNKSPKIPTIIMMAGLQGAGKTTTVAKLAYKLKNENNARPLLIAADIYRPAAIDQLEILGRDLDIPVFSMGTDVNPRDIVRAGLEKAAENKNDYVFIDTAGRLQIDEELMQELKDIAEIADPDEILLTVDAMTGQNAAETAKGFSASLDLTGVVLTKLDGDTRGGAALSIRDVTGKPIKFVGQGEKPTDLDVFYPDRMASRILGMGDVLTLIEKAQRDFDEEEQTKQLEKMRQNTFDFNDFVAQLKQVQSMGPMEDLLKMIPGMANNPALANVNLDAKQFAHLEAIVGSMTPEERENPDLINPSRRRRLAAGAGRPIVEVNRMIKQFDQMRKMMNQATNGNFGGIDKMMSGSGMDMSSMMGGMNGGMPKGNFGQKMQNFAVKQAARRLQKAKKKRGRK, encoded by the coding sequence ATGGCATTTGAAAATCTAACAGAACGCCTATCAAAGGCAATTAAAAATTTGACAGGACGTGGCCGTGTTAGTGAGGAGGATTTGCGCGCAACAATGCGGGAAATCCGGTTGGCCTTATTAGAGGCCGATGTTAACTATGACACAGTGAAAAAATTTGTGGCCAATGTTCGCGAAAAAGCAAGTGGCACTGATATCATGGAGGGTTTGAATCCAGCACAACAAATTGTTAAGATTGTTAACGATGAATTGATTGCAACAATGGGTGAAGAAGCGGTGCCGTTAAATAAGTCACCAAAAATACCAACAATCATTATGATGGCTGGTTTGCAAGGTGCTGGTAAAACCACAACAGTCGCTAAACTTGCCTACAAACTCAAAAATGAAAATAATGCCCGACCATTATTAATCGCTGCAGATATTTATCGTCCTGCTGCGATTGATCAATTAGAAATACTTGGTCGTGACTTAGATATTCCAGTTTTTTCAATGGGCACAGATGTCAACCCACGTGATATTGTTCGAGCTGGACTAGAGAAGGCTGCTGAGAATAAAAATGATTATGTGTTCATCGATACAGCTGGACGTCTTCAAATTGATGAAGAATTGATGCAAGAATTAAAAGATATTGCAGAAATTGCCGATCCTGATGAAATACTATTGACAGTTGATGCCATGACTGGGCAGAACGCAGCGGAAACGGCCAAAGGTTTCTCTGCTTCACTTGATTTAACGGGTGTTGTTTTAACAAAGTTAGATGGCGATACGCGTGGCGGTGCGGCATTGTCTATTCGAGATGTCACTGGAAAACCAATTAAATTTGTTGGTCAAGGTGAAAAACCTACTGATTTAGATGTTTTCTATCCTGACCGTATGGCTTCGCGCATTTTGGGCATGGGCGATGTCTTAACGTTGATTGAAAAAGCGCAACGCGATTTTGACGAAGAAGAGCAAACTAAACAGCTCGAAAAAATGCGTCAAAATACATTCGACTTTAATGACTTTGTTGCACAATTAAAACAAGTACAGAGCATGGGGCCAATGGAAGATTTGTTAAAGATGATTCCGGGAATGGCAAATAATCCAGCTTTAGCTAATGTTAATCTTGATGCTAAACAATTCGCTCATTTAGAAGCAATAGTTGGCTCAATGACACCAGAGGAACGTGAGAACCCTGATTTAATCAATCCTTCTCGTCGTCGACGTTTGGCGGCTGGGGCCGGTCGGCCAATTGTTGAGGTTAACCGTATGATTAAGCAATTTGATCAAATGCGTAAAATGATGAACCAAGCAACTAATGGAAACTTTGGTGGTATTGATAAAATGATGAGTGGTTCAGGTATGGATATGTCCTCAATGATGGGGGGCATGAATGGTGGAATGCCTAAAGGAAACTTTGGACAAAAGATGCAAAACTTTGCTGTCAAACAAGCAGCTCGTCGCTTACAAAAGGCGAAAAAGAAACGCGGACGTAAGTAA
- the rnc gene encoding ribonuclease III: protein MSQDSFKSYILKKFNISFNDESLLTEALTQRNYLNEHPDEKGRDYQRLEFLGDSVMQMIVAEYLFKRYPDWHEGQLTEMRIAMVQTRSFAHFSRMVHLNEGIRLGKGEEMSGARDRDSLLEDIWEAFIGALYLDQGAGVVRQFLNQTLFAAIDTDFFDRFIDFKSRLQERLQTKGSVDIDYQTEKEEQLSDNTQLFEASVSANDKELARGTGKSIKDAEKAAARAALKILEDNVNL, encoded by the coding sequence GTGTCACAAGACAGTTTTAAATCATACATTTTAAAAAAATTTAATATCTCATTTAATGACGAAAGCCTATTAACAGAAGCTTTAACGCAACGTAACTATTTGAATGAACATCCGGACGAAAAAGGTCGTGACTACCAGCGCCTGGAGTTTCTAGGTGACTCTGTCATGCAAATGATTGTTGCTGAGTATTTGTTCAAGCGCTATCCTGACTGGCACGAAGGTCAATTGACCGAAATGCGTATTGCAATGGTTCAGACAAGATCATTTGCGCATTTCTCACGCATGGTTCATTTAAACGAAGGTATTCGTTTAGGAAAAGGTGAAGAGATGAGCGGGGCGCGGGATCGCGACTCATTGCTTGAAGATATTTGGGAAGCTTTTATTGGTGCATTGTATCTAGATCAAGGGGCAGGTGTCGTTAGACAATTCTTAAATCAAACATTATTTGCAGCAATTGATACAGACTTTTTTGATCGTTTTATTGATTTTAAAAGCCGACTACAAGAGCGATTACAGACCAAGGGGTCTGTGGATATTGATTATCAGACTGAAAAAGAGGAACAATTATCAGATAATACCCAATTATTTGAAGCGAGTGTCTCCGCTAATGACAAAGAATTAGCGCGCGGTACTGGTAAATCCATCAAAGATGCTGAAAAAGCAGCTGCCAGAGCAGCACTAAAAATACTGGAAGATAATGTCAACTTATGA
- a CDS encoding CdaR family protein, whose amino-acid sequence MKKIGQSKIVNLVVSLVIAILLAAYVSSTKQGTATNSGGSTNFSTLIPEKRATLKVPLNLQVDSDKYVVIGAPSTVKVGIEGSGPLVTAAQSHNDIQASVDLRSLGVGKHNVKVALRGVNSSLTSTVTPQTVTVTISQKKSAKLPVQVSFDKSKIATGYAVGDTTSDPKNVTISGPKANVEAVSYVDANVSLDSGVKQSVSQSVKLVARDKDGNAVEVNFSDPTANVMLDIEPEDSKKMNLSATINNGDSDDYTITFDPKTVTAYGSSDILKSVDTINIPVDVADISNKTTRTIEIPTQTGIVEYSVSKVKVTITPSNTSSTSSSSTGSTSSRSSSSSSSSSESTSSSTQSSASTTSETKGQ is encoded by the coding sequence ATGAAAAAAATAGGACAGTCTAAAATCGTTAATTTGGTGGTTTCCTTGGTCATCGCTATCTTACTTGCCGCTTATGTTTCCAGTACGAAACAAGGTACTGCCACCAATAGTGGTGGATCAACAAACTTTTCAACGTTGATTCCAGAGAAAAGGGCTACCCTAAAGGTGCCTTTAAATTTACAAGTTGACTCAGATAAATACGTTGTTATCGGTGCGCCGTCGACAGTTAAAGTTGGTATTGAAGGATCAGGGCCACTGGTGACAGCCGCACAAAGTCATAATGATATTCAAGCTAGTGTAGATTTACGTAGCTTAGGTGTTGGTAAGCATAACGTTAAAGTGGCTTTACGAGGTGTTAACTCTTCCCTAACATCTACTGTGACGCCACAAACAGTCACGGTGACAATTTCCCAAAAGAAATCGGCAAAACTACCGGTACAGGTTAGTTTCGATAAAAGCAAGATTGCAACTGGATACGCGGTTGGAGATACAACATCAGATCCAAAAAACGTCACGATTTCAGGACCTAAGGCTAACGTCGAAGCTGTAAGTTATGTAGATGCCAATGTGTCCCTTGATAGTGGCGTTAAACAGTCTGTATCACAATCTGTCAAGCTTGTTGCACGAGATAAAGATGGCAATGCAGTTGAGGTTAATTTCAGTGACCCAACTGCGAATGTCATGTTGGATATTGAACCTGAAGACAGTAAAAAAATGAATTTGAGCGCAACAATAAACAATGGTGACAGTGATGACTATACGATTACATTTGATCCAAAAACGGTGACGGCATATGGTTCTTCTGATATACTTAAATCGGTGGACACTATTAATATACCGGTGGATGTTGCAGATATTAGCAATAAAACAACGCGTACTATAGAGATTCCTACACAAACAGGGATTGTTGAATATAGTGTTTCAAAAGTAAAAGTAACTATTACACCGTCAAACACCAGCTCAACGAGTAGTAGTTCGACGGGGAGCACTAGCAGTAGATCTAGTTCATCATCTTCATCATCCTCTGAATCAACAAGCAGTAGTACTCAAAGTAGTGCAAGCACAACATCAGAAACTAAAGGACAGTAA
- the smc gene encoding chromosome segregation protein SMC: MKLKSLEISGFKSFADKTMIELMPGMTGIIGPNGSGKSNIIEAIQWVMGEQSAKDLRGTKMSDVIFGGTDKRGGLNRAEVSITFDNSDHYIQSDFNEIRITRKLYRSGESSYLINGVESRLRDIHELFMDTGLGRESFSIISQGRVESIFNAKSEDRRGIIEEVAGVYKYKQNKEKAQKELTQTSDNLSRVADIIHEIESRIDPLAEQAAEATDYLAQKERFDTLDKARLAWSIHDLNGQISSTTKQVETHDKRVNQTKLVLDVINKKLLDKRQERVSAQLSRDSLQATILECTQERERLIGAKNLGAQQISTLNRDVESAKKQEFDLQNRVRKLDEQISQVEKQKDDLQKQHQQLKISLGQFDTSVQVELQREIQSKIEVNRHHYIQTMQDIATLHNTQKNDEKLLQQLESRQKVLSARLDNENKELTAIQRTFDKKVPNIDHDDVNITELEKNVADLKQDIGDAAKKYKSTEQNWYKVLDELNKVRSHRDALNSLDEYAGFYQGVRALMKPQTLEKFSGIKGVIAELMAVPSRYALAIETVLGGVLQQVVVDNTSTAKQVISYLTKNRAGRVTILPMDTIKSRHLSGLEAVRHMDGFIGVAADLIDMPEEMSAIKANILGTTVLAENLDQATEIAKRGHFRFRVVSLNGQVVNAGGSMTGGATQKRGATLLSRQSDIAELSERADELSVQARTLEETLQLKRSTGEQLQEKLLLAQESLRAAQNDTKKIDYELSRQQDAIKQQKRAVQATQYELKEVSEQQLELKNRIAEFSIKIENIEQQKLDQEQLTAKLAHELETASIKSQSTNEEKVTLQTQFATVGAQLDSINGQLSLLQNQRDELQREYSIVEENLKNLQEQLAIAQGNVANQSIIDDISRQLDDTQEKYDKINTQIVTLANSITDLEEQFATQQETLRTLIGSQSQSAAHLARLQTQIENLQTQLLTQYDVGDVEALYQKVADMDFQNITEQLRLVKRSLDEIGNVNIGAIEEYESVKTRFEFLTKQRDDLNLAKETLLQTIDEMDKEVQVRFKKTFDAVAAQFSDIYAKMFGGGRAEISLTDPAHLLTTGIDITAQPPGKKFQQMSLLSGGEKALTAITLLFAILHVRPVPFVVLDEAEAALDEANVVRFARYLREFAGDTQFIVITHRKGTMVNANLLYGVTMQEAGVSKMVSVDLDRMEEAVS, from the coding sequence ATGAAACTAAAATCACTTGAAATTAGCGGATTTAAATCATTTGCTGATAAGACAATGATTGAACTAATGCCTGGTATGACCGGTATTATTGGACCTAACGGTTCAGGAAAATCAAACATCATTGAAGCGATTCAATGGGTAATGGGCGAACAATCTGCCAAAGATTTGCGTGGGACAAAAATGTCCGACGTTATTTTTGGTGGTACCGATAAACGTGGTGGATTGAATCGCGCTGAAGTGTCAATCACTTTTGATAATTCTGATCATTATATACAATCTGATTTTAATGAAATTCGAATTACGCGAAAGTTGTATCGATCAGGTGAAAGTTCCTATTTAATTAATGGTGTTGAGAGCCGGTTGAGAGATATTCATGAATTGTTTATGGATACTGGCTTGGGACGTGAAAGTTTTTCAATAATATCTCAAGGGCGAGTTGAAAGTATTTTCAATGCGAAGTCCGAAGATAGACGTGGCATTATTGAAGAAGTTGCCGGCGTGTATAAGTACAAGCAAAATAAAGAAAAGGCGCAAAAAGAATTAACCCAGACAAGTGATAACTTATCACGTGTGGCGGATATTATTCATGAGATTGAAAGCCGAATTGATCCATTAGCGGAGCAGGCGGCAGAAGCAACAGATTATTTAGCTCAAAAAGAACGTTTTGATACGTTAGATAAGGCGCGATTAGCATGGTCAATTCATGATCTCAATGGTCAAATATCATCAACGACTAAACAAGTAGAAACACATGACAAACGTGTTAACCAGACAAAGCTAGTACTAGATGTTATCAATAAAAAATTATTAGATAAACGTCAAGAACGTGTTAGTGCACAATTGTCACGGGATAGTTTACAGGCTACAATTCTAGAGTGTACTCAAGAACGTGAACGTTTGATTGGCGCTAAAAATTTAGGGGCACAGCAAATTTCAACACTAAACAGAGATGTTGAAAGTGCTAAAAAACAGGAGTTTGATTTACAAAATCGTGTTCGAAAATTAGATGAACAAATTAGCCAAGTAGAGAAACAAAAGGACGATTTACAAAAACAACACCAGCAATTAAAAATTAGCCTTGGTCAATTTGATACAAGTGTACAAGTCGAGTTACAACGTGAAATACAAAGTAAAATTGAAGTAAATCGCCATCATTATATTCAAACAATGCAGGATATAGCGACACTGCACAACACACAAAAGAATGACGAAAAGCTATTACAGCAGCTAGAAAGTCGTCAAAAAGTGTTGTCAGCACGTCTTGATAATGAAAACAAAGAGTTAACAGCTATTCAAAGAACGTTTGACAAAAAGGTACCAAACATTGATCATGATGATGTGAACATTACAGAACTTGAAAAAAATGTAGCAGATTTAAAGCAAGACATTGGTGATGCAGCAAAAAAATATAAATCCACAGAGCAAAATTGGTACAAGGTGTTAGATGAATTGAACAAGGTGCGTAGTCATCGCGATGCGCTCAATTCATTAGACGAGTATGCCGGCTTTTATCAGGGTGTTCGCGCACTGATGAAGCCACAAACTTTAGAAAAATTTAGTGGCATTAAAGGGGTCATTGCTGAATTAATGGCTGTTCCCAGTCGTTATGCTTTGGCAATTGAAACCGTATTAGGTGGCGTGTTACAACAGGTTGTGGTAGATAATACATCAACGGCCAAGCAGGTTATTTCTTATTTAACAAAAAACCGGGCGGGACGTGTTACAATTTTACCAATGGATACCATCAAATCACGTCACTTAAGCGGTCTGGAAGCCGTGCGACACATGGATGGCTTTATAGGAGTTGCCGCGGATTTGATTGATATGCCTGAGGAAATGTCTGCTATTAAAGCCAACATATTAGGGACAACCGTTCTGGCGGAAAATCTAGATCAAGCAACTGAAATTGCCAAACGTGGACATTTTCGTTTTCGCGTGGTAAGTCTAAATGGTCAAGTTGTTAATGCTGGTGGCTCTATGACGGGTGGCGCAACGCAAAAACGTGGTGCAACCTTGTTGAGTCGCCAATCTGATATTGCTGAACTAAGTGAACGTGCAGATGAATTATCTGTTCAAGCAAGAACATTAGAAGAAACACTGCAGTTGAAACGTTCGACTGGTGAACAGTTACAAGAAAAACTACTTTTGGCACAAGAATCGTTGCGAGCGGCTCAAAATGATACTAAAAAAATCGATTATGAGTTATCGCGACAACAGGATGCTATAAAGCAACAAAAAAGAGCTGTGCAAGCTACTCAATATGAATTGAAAGAAGTAAGCGAACAACAATTAGAACTAAAAAATCGCATAGCAGAGTTTAGTATTAAAATCGAAAATATTGAACAACAGAAATTGGACCAAGAACAACTAACTGCGAAATTGGCTCATGAGCTAGAAACAGCTTCAATAAAATCACAATCAACAAATGAAGAAAAGGTCACGTTGCAAACTCAGTTTGCAACAGTTGGTGCTCAGCTTGACAGCATTAATGGCCAGTTGAGTTTATTACAGAATCAACGTGATGAACTACAGAGAGAGTATAGTATTGTAGAAGAAAATTTAAAAAATCTGCAAGAACAATTGGCTATAGCGCAAGGTAATGTAGCTAACCAAAGTATAATTGATGATATATCACGTCAACTTGATGACACACAAGAAAAGTATGACAAGATTAACACACAAATCGTGACTTTGGCGAACAGCATCACTGATTTAGAAGAGCAATTTGCAACGCAACAGGAGACTTTGAGAACGCTTATTGGATCACAAAGTCAGTCTGCAGCGCACTTGGCTCGTTTGCAGACGCAGATAGAAAATCTGCAAACGCAATTACTGACGCAGTACGATGTTGGCGATGTGGAAGCTTTGTACCAAAAAGTTGCTGACATGGATTTTCAAAATATTACCGAACAGTTGCGCTTAGTTAAACGTAGTTTAGATGAAATTGGCAATGTTAACATTGGTGCTATTGAAGAGTATGAGTCTGTAAAAACACGATTTGAATTTTTGACAAAACAACGCGATGATTTGAACTTAGCTAAAGAAACACTGCTACAAACAATTGATGAAATGGATAAGGAAGTACAAGTTCGTTTTAAAAAGACTTTTGATGCGGTCGCGGCACAGTTTTCAGATATTTATGCCAAAATGTTTGGTGGTGGTCGTGCAGAAATTAGCTTAACAGATCCCGCACATTTATTAACAACGGGCATTGATATAACAGCGCAACCCCCTGGTAAAAAGTTCCAGCAAATGAGTTTATTGTCTGGTGGTGAAAAAGCATTGACTGCAATTACGCTGTTATTCGCTATTTTGCACGTTCGACCTGTTCCTTTTGTCGTACTTGATGAAGCTGAAGCGGCATTGGATGAAGCAAATGTGGTGCGCTTTGCTAGATATTTACGTGAATTTGCTGGTGATACACAATTTATCGTTATTACGCACCGTAAAGGAACGATGGTGAATGCTAATTTGCTATATGGTGTGACGATGCAAGAAGCTGGCGTTTCTAAAATGGTCTCAGTTGACTTGGACAGAATGGAAGAAGCGGTTTCGTAA
- the glmM gene encoding phosphoglucosamine mutase, with translation MSEFNLKYFGTDGVRGVANKTLTPELAFRLGRTGGAILTRHANDENKKPVVIVGRDTRISGEMLQQAIIAGFLSVGIDVLRLGVITTPAVAFLVQNLEADAGVQITASHNPAVDNGIKFFGNDGFKLSDQLEYEIEQLLDESEDTLPRPSADGLGVVNNYPEGVQKYLEFLQKTIPTDLNGMRIALDGANGATSGLLARLFADLGTDFVTLGTEPNGLNINDGVGSTNPAALSELVKENEVQAGLAFDGDGDRLIAVDENGEIVDGDKIMFITGKFLNEQGRLKHNAVVSTVMSNIGFYKALAENNMTSIKTAVGDRYVMEEMIKSDHNLGGEQSGHIIFRDWATTGDGLLTALQLLYVMKETGKKLSELAAPVHIYPQKLVNITVADKEEIQHDPDVIAKIAEVEAQMAGDGRVLVRPSGTEPLLRVMVEAPTQELVEKYTESIANVVREKSGL, from the coding sequence ATGTCAGAATTTAATCTTAAATATTTCGGAACCGATGGTGTAAGGGGTGTTGCAAATAAAACACTTACACCTGAGCTTGCTTTTCGTCTTGGTCGTACAGGCGGTGCAATATTAACCAGGCATGCCAACGATGAAAACAAGAAACCAGTTGTTATTGTAGGCCGTGATACTCGAATTTCAGGCGAAATGTTGCAACAAGCGATTATTGCAGGATTTTTATCAGTTGGTATTGATGTGCTGCGATTAGGCGTTATTACTACGCCAGCTGTAGCTTTTCTGGTTCAAAATCTAGAGGCAGACGCTGGTGTGCAGATTACAGCTTCACATAATCCGGCAGTTGACAATGGCATAAAATTCTTCGGAAACGATGGTTTCAAATTATCTGACCAATTAGAATATGAAATTGAACAATTATTAGATGAGTCAGAAGATACACTACCTCGTCCAAGTGCTGATGGATTAGGTGTCGTTAACAATTATCCAGAAGGCGTTCAAAAGTACTTAGAATTTCTTCAAAAAACAATTCCAACAGATCTTAACGGTATGAGGATTGCTCTTGATGGCGCTAATGGCGCTACCAGCGGTTTATTAGCACGATTATTTGCGGATTTGGGAACAGATTTTGTAACATTAGGAACAGAACCAAACGGGCTAAATATTAATGATGGCGTTGGATCTACCAACCCAGCGGCGCTTTCTGAACTTGTAAAAGAAAATGAAGTACAGGCGGGTCTAGCATTTGATGGTGATGGGGACCGATTAATTGCTGTTGATGAAAATGGTGAGATTGTTGATGGTGATAAAATCATGTTTATCACTGGAAAATTTTTAAATGAACAAGGGCGTTTAAAGCATAATGCAGTTGTCTCAACAGTGATGAGTAATATTGGTTTCTATAAGGCATTGGCAGAAAATAATATGACTAGCATCAAAACAGCAGTTGGTGACCGCTATGTTATGGAAGAAATGATTAAATCAGACCATAATCTTGGTGGTGAACAGTCTGGTCACATTATTTTTCGTGATTGGGCCACAACTGGAGATGGTCTATTAACGGCTCTACAATTGTTATATGTAATGAAAGAAACTGGAAAGAAGCTATCTGAACTGGCAGCTCCTGTTCATATTTATCCACAAAAATTAGTGAATATAACTGTCGCTGATAAGGAAGAAATTCAGCATGATCCTGATGTTATTGCCAAAATTGCGGAGGTTGAAGCGCAGATGGCAGGGGACGGTCGAGTGTTAGTTCGCCCTTCAGGAACAGAACCTCTACTACGTGTCATGGTGGAGGCACCAACACAAGAGTTAGTGGAAAAGTATACTGAATCCATCGCAAATGTTGTACGTGAAAAATCTGGACTATAA
- the ftsY gene encoding signal recognition particle-docking protein FtsY: MGLFDIFRKKKNETVEQEAVSESTEILSESESNSDASEIEQSTAVSESTSTVTQPMMEQVGLVNEDEAKIWQEALDKQKTSTPQLTETETETETETETETETETETETETETETETETETETETETETETETETETETETETETETETETTEQQIYDAGLKKSRTGFADRFNRFLANFRSVDEDFFEDLEETLVGADVGFDMAIKISDELREEVKLKNAKRKEDVRDVIIKKMVDLYEADGINEDATMNFAPKGQTTVILFVGVNGVGKTTTIGKLASKYQKAGKSVLLAAADTFRAGATKQLQEWGERAHVPVVAGKEKADPASVVFAAVEKARDENYDVLFVDTAGRLQNNVNLMQELEKMKRIIQREIPEAPHEVLLVLDATTGQNALQQAKLFKNSSDVSGIVLTKMDGTAKGGIVFAIRNEMHLPVKWIGFGEKSSDLREFKPEEFVYGLFKELVES; encoded by the coding sequence ATGGGATTATTTGATATTTTCCGTAAAAAGAAAAATGAAACGGTTGAGCAGGAGGCTGTATCAGAATCCACTGAAATTTTGAGTGAATCTGAATCTAATAGTGATGCTTCTGAGATTGAGCAAAGTACTGCTGTATCTGAAAGTACGTCAACCGTGACGCAACCGATGATGGAACAAGTTGGTTTAGTTAACGAAGACGAAGCCAAAATTTGGCAAGAGGCGCTTGACAAACAAAAAACCAGCACCCCACAATTAACAGAAACAGAAACAGAAACAGAAACAGAAACAGAAACAGAAACAGAAACAGAAACAGAAACAGAAACAGAAACAGAAACAGAAACAGAAACAGAAACAGAAACAGAAACAGAAACAGAAACAGAAACAGAAACAGAAACAGAAACAGAAACAGAAACAGAAACAGAAACAGAAACAGAAACAGAAACAGAAACAACTGAGCAACAAATTTACGATGCAGGATTGAAAAAGTCACGTACTGGCTTTGCAGATAGGTTCAACCGATTTTTGGCTAATTTCCGTTCGGTGGATGAAGATTTCTTTGAAGACTTGGAGGAAACTTTAGTTGGTGCGGATGTTGGCTTTGATATGGCTATAAAGATTAGTGACGAACTTCGAGAAGAAGTGAAATTAAAAAATGCGAAGCGTAAAGAAGACGTTCGCGATGTCATCATTAAAAAAATGGTTGATTTGTATGAGGCTGACGGTATAAATGAAGATGCCACAATGAATTTTGCACCCAAAGGACAAACAACAGTTATTCTATTTGTGGGAGTGAATGGTGTTGGTAAAACAACAACGATCGGTAAACTGGCAAGTAAGTATCAAAAAGCGGGTAAGTCTGTTTTGTTAGCCGCAGCGGACACATTTCGTGCTGGTGCTACCAAACAATTGCAAGAATGGGGTGAACGTGCACATGTACCCGTTGTTGCTGGTAAAGAAAAAGCGGATCCTGCTTCTGTTGTCTTTGCAGCAGTTGAAAAGGCTCGCGATGAAAATTATGATGTTTTATTTGTTGACACGGCAGGTAGATTACAAAATAATGTTAATCTAATGCAAGAACTAGAAAAAATGAAACGTATTATTCAGCGTGAAATTCCTGAAGCACCGCACGAAGTTTTGTTAGTTCTTGATGCAACAACCGGTCAGAATGCATTGCAACAGGCAAAATTGTTCAAAAACTCATCTGATGTCAGTGGTATTGTGTTGACAAAAATGGATGGTACAGCTAAGGGCGGTATTGTTTTTGCCATTCGTAATGAAATGCACTTACCAGTCAAATGGATTGGCTTTGGTGAAAAATCCAGTGATTTACGCGAATTTAAGCCTGAAGAATTTGTTTATGGGCTATTCAAAGAATTGGTTGAATCATGA
- the ylxM gene encoding YlxM family DNA-binding protein, producing the protein MNLAKKTHINELFGFYEKLLTDKQQAYLRYYFEDDYSIVEIAEAETVSRQAVSDNINRAIEQLEKYESILHLQVDFAKRQALEKDVEQYIETHYPDDNVLKLLVQKLLTTEIDN; encoded by the coding sequence ATGAATTTAGCAAAAAAGACCCACATCAACGAACTATTTGGTTTCTATGAAAAATTGTTGACGGATAAGCAACAAGCTTATTTACGTTACTACTTTGAAGATGATTACTCTATTGTTGAAATCGCTGAAGCGGAGACCGTTAGTCGCCAAGCAGTGTCAGATAATATCAATCGAGCTATTGAACAACTTGAAAAATATGAAAGTATCCTTCATTTGCAAGTCGATTTTGCAAAGCGACAGGCATTAGAAAAGGATGTTGAACAATATATCGAGACACATTATCCAGATGATAATGTGTTAAAATTATTGGTACAGAAGCTTTTAACGACGGAAATTGATAACTAG
- the cdaA gene encoding diadenylate cyclase CdaA has translation MNILLYFTFNNLMHVIDIAIIWFILYKLIQFVEGTRALQILFGVGFVILVKVVSWYLGLVTLSWIMDQIITWAPIAVVVIFQQEIRRGLESLGRRLVIRRARVDNSKEHQLIKSLDDALQYMSKRRIGALITIKRDGSLDEYIKTGIKLDAYITGQLLINTFIPNTPLHDGAVIIDDDRIAVAAAYLPLSESTRIPKELGTRHRAAVGISEASDAITVVVSEETGEISITQGGDLLRNMDQDSYMNFFEHQFLVQIDEENVKHWCQKIGGRSK, from the coding sequence ATGAATATTCTATTATATTTTACATTTAATAATCTAATGCATGTCATTGACATCGCTATTATATGGTTTATTTTGTATAAGCTCATTCAATTTGTCGAGGGCACCCGCGCTTTGCAGATATTGTTTGGAGTAGGCTTCGTTATTTTGGTTAAGGTAGTGAGTTGGTACCTTGGTTTAGTAACTCTATCGTGGATTATGGATCAAATAATTACATGGGCTCCAATAGCAGTGGTAGTTATTTTCCAACAAGAGATTCGACGGGGATTGGAAAGCTTGGGACGACGTCTGGTCATTCGACGTGCTCGTGTGGATAATTCCAAAGAACATCAACTCATTAAGAGTCTAGATGATGCTTTGCAGTACATGTCTAAACGGCGAATAGGTGCATTAATTACGATAAAACGTGATGGTAGTTTAGATGAATATATCAAAACTGGCATAAAGTTAGATGCCTACATTACTGGTCAGTTATTAATTAATACGTTTATTCCTAACACACCTTTACATGATGGTGCCGTGATTATTGATGATGATCGCATTGCCGTTGCTGCAGCATATTTACCATTATCAGAAAGTACGCGAATACCAAAGGAACTGGGAACACGTCATCGGGCTGCTGTTGGTATTAGTGAAGCAAGTGATGCAATTACAGTGGTTGTTTCTGAAGAAACGGGAGAAATTTCGATCACCCAAGGGGGAGATTTACTTCGCAATATGGACCAAGATTCTTATATGAACTTTTTTGAACATCAATTTTTGGTGCAAATTGACGAAGAAAATGTCAAACACTGGTGTCAAAAGATTGGAGGACGTTCAAAATGA